Genomic segment of Tautonia rosea:
ATGACCAGTGGACGCAAGGCCCGGTTGGCTAGCCCAGCTCCGACCGAGGCCGGGACCGCGAATCCCATCGACGTGTAATACGCCGGACTGAGAAACTCCGTGCTCCGACTGATGCGGAGCTCTGCCGAGCCGAACAGTGAATCGCCAATGTCGGCGATCACCATCACATTCTCATCCATCAGATGATTGAGTCGGGTAAAAAGTCGAGCCGAGGTCATCGGTACTCCCGGCTGCGCCGACCAGGGCGCAATCGGCAATGGCCGAGACGGGGGAGCAGGCACATTCAGGGAGAGTCCCCGTGCTCGCAATCCCCTCAGAAAGTCATCGAGCCGAACATCCCGGTAATGATGATGGCGAATTCGCAGATCCTCACTCGTTGCATCGATGCATCGAGACGGGTCCAGCTTGGCCGTGAAGATCCCTAGATTGATGTCCGTGAGGAAGCATCCGAGCATCAGTAGGCAGTCTGACGCCTCCACATATTCCGTGACGGCCGCTCTGCCCATCGCCCCTTCGTAGATTCCGGCAAAGAGCGGATGCTCTTCGCTGATGACACTCTTCCCGAGCAAGGTGGTCGCGATCGGCAATCCCGTTTCCTCAGCCAGTGCAATCAACTCGCGTTGGAGTCCAAATCGGTGAATCTCGACGTCGGCGAGGATCATCGGCCGCTTGGCCCGTCCGAGCATCGCCTCGGTTTCGTCGAGCGCCTCGCGAAGGGCATCGGGATCGCTCGGAGGCAATGGCCCCGGAATAGTATGCGGATAGACCTGCTCGACGTGCAGCATGTCGCGCGGCACTTCGAGATAGACCGGCCGCTTGTACCGCAAGGCCGCCGCGAGTACCCGGTCAATTTCCGAAAAGGCCGTCAACGGATCATCGAGCACTGTTGCAGCAGCCGTAAATTGCTTGAACACCTGATACTGCGTATCAAACTCCTTGACCTTATGGTGCAACAGCGGATTCCGCTCCCGCTCCGAGAGACCTGGCGATCCCGTCAACACGACCACCGGCGACTTCTCGGCATAGGCCCCGGCAATGCTGTTGCACGCGCTCAGGCCTCCAACGCAATAGGTCACGGCCATGCAGCCAAGGCCTCGGACCCGAGCATAGGCATCGGCCGCGAATCCAGCGGCGTCCTCCCGCGTCATGCCGACGACCTCGATCGGACTATCGTCGAGCATCTTGTACAGGTTGAGGATGTAATCCCCTGGAATGCCGAACAGATGTTCGACTCCATGCGACTGCAACCGATCGATTAGGTAGCGGCCGACCGTCGTCGGCTGACTCGACGCGTGCAATCCGTCTCGAGACGGTGCGGCGATGTTGCTAGCCATGGTCGTTCCCTCGATTCGTCGTTGGTTGAGCGTGTTTATCGGCCGTCTATCCGACTCAGATTGATCCGGGGCCCTTCCCAACGAGTGAGCGGCCCCAATGCCCACGCGGGAACCGGGTGCGGAAAGACATAAACCCACGCCTCCCGACCCCTCAGGGTGCGCAAGGTAACACGGCGAAACTGTCCGTCCCCCACACCTTCATACGGATCGAACACCTCAATCAGTTCGATCGGCTCCACCGATCGCACATGGCCTTCGACCCATCCTGCGGTTGAATCCTCCCAATCGATCAGTGCTGGATATGGCCCCAGATCGTACAACCTCCCTCGAACCGCGTCGTCCTGCCAGCCTTCCCGAACAGCCTCGCGAACATCCGAAGGCCCCAGGGTCCCGTAGGCAAACAACCATCTCGGTCCGGTCACTCCCGAGGAAACGTCCATCGGTCATTATCCCCTTCCCAGCAAATCAACTTATTCTCCAAACCAATCACCCATGTCGATCTACGTCAAAGGGACCTGAGCCTTGACCGCACCTCCAGCGAGTCCGTCTCCGCGATGCGTGCGAAGACATTATATATAGGCTCTCTCCCGGCAGGTGAGGAAAACCCCATGTCCTTATTCTCGATTCATCACCGGACTTAGAGCGTTTGTTCTTGCGTCAGAACTTCCGGTGGCACCGACTTCGATCGTTCGGGAAGTGATTGCGCCAACGCGTCGGTTCGAGGCCCTTCCAGGTTCGGTTCCCGATCGATACCGCCGACCTGGAACGTGCAAGCTCAACGACTCGCGTCGGCTGATCGGTTCTGGTATCTTTCTGGAGCGTGAGATCACACCATGGATTGATGGAATTTTGTTTGAGATTCATGCCATGCGCTCCTTGACCTTCCGGCTGGGTCTTGCGGTCCTGTGCGCCGTGATTCTGAACGGTTGCGCAAAAAAACAGATCAACTCCGAGGGCAAGAAGCCCGATCAGTCGGACAAGCCCCCGATGGTGGCCTCGGTCGGGAGCCCACCAACTGAAGAGGAATGCTGGGAGTACGGCGAGGGGTTCGAGGATGCAATCTTCCAGGCCGATGGCGAGGCCATCTCTCGGATGATCGACTGGCAAGCAGTCGTGGACGAGGCCACGGACGGGGTCGATGCCCCGGCGGCAGTGAAACGTGATTTTTCACAAAGCTTTGTTCAGTCCAGCTCAAGTGGGCAAAGCGGCCTGGTCTCCACGTTGATCGAAACCATCAACCAAGGGGGACGGTTCTCACCGATTCACGTCATCGGCGGCAAGGCTCAGCATGGCGTGCGATTCCGATTGCTCACTGCCGACGGGGGACTCAACTACCTCGATTTTTTCTTGGCCCGCCGGAACGATGGCTCAATCAAGGCCGTGGATGTTTTTCCATATTCCGTCGGCGAGTCGATCGCTCAGAGCACAAGACACTTTTATCTTTCCGCCGTAGCCGAATCGCAGCGCAACCTGATCGATCGGCTTACCGGCAAGGAGCAGGTTCTTCTGAAACATCTGCCCACGCTTTTGCAGATGAACGAGAATCTGCGGACCGGACAGTTCGAGGCCGTGCTCTCCGCCTACCGAAACTTGCCCGAATCGCTCCAGCGCGATCGTCTGTTCCTCGTTCCACGCTACACGGCGGCAGCCGAAATTGACGACGAGGAATACGCCGCAGCTCTGGCCGACTTCCGCAAGTTCTATCCCAACGACCCCAGCGCCGATCTCTTGATGATTGACGCCCATTTTCTCCAGGGCGATTTCGACGAAGCCCTGGCCGCGATCAATCGGCTCGACCAGTCGATTGGAGGCGATGCCTATCTACATGTACTCCGGTCGAATATTCACCTCGAACGTGACGACCATGCCGCGGCGAAGAGTGCCATCTCGCAGGCCATTGACGAGGAGCCCTGGCTCATCGAGGCGTACTGGAGTTTGCTCGGCCTGTCTCTCTCGGAGGAGGACTTCGAGGAAACCGCCCGCCTGCTCGATCTGATTGCCGAGAACTTCGAGATCGAGTTCAACGACCTCAGCGAGGTCCCTGAATACGCCGGCTTTGTTGCCTCTCCGCAGTACGCCGAATGGGTCGCTCGACAGCCAACCTCCACATCCATTCCCGACGAGCACACAGGCGATTCGAACGACTCGACTGGTTCCAATCCCTCCGACTTCTGATTCCTTGCTCGTCCATGCTCGGGATCCAACACAACCCATCCTAGCCTCGATCCATCGAGCCGGATTTGCTTTCCGCAAACATCCGGTACGTTGCAAGTTGGTTCGGCTTTTTTCCAAAGTGAATTGGCCCGAGCCCAGAGAGCGGGTAGGCTCTCGATGTCGAACTAGACCGATCACCGAAGCGAGACGTGAGATGGACTGGAAGGCGATCCGAGACGCCGAGTTCCCCGTGGCCGAGCGCTGGGCCTATCTCGATCACGCCGCCATCGCCCCTATCCCCCGGCGGGCCGGCGAGGCGATGCGGGCCTGGGTCGCCGAACAGGAAACCAACGGTTGCATTCACTGGATGACCTGGCGAAAGGAGCTGGAAGTGGTTCGCCAGCGGGCCGCTCAACTGATCCATGCCGAACCTACTGAGATCGCCTTCATCACCAGCACAACCATGGGCATCGGCCTGGTAGCCGAAGGCTTCCCCTGGTTTGAGGGGGACAATGTTGTCACACCGGCCGAGGAGTACCCCTCGAATCTGTTCCCCTGGATGAACCTTGCCTCGAGAGGAGTCGAAACGCGAGCAGTCCGAAGCCGGGACGGTCGGATCTGGATCGACGATTTGCTTGCCGCAATGGATGATCGCACCCGATTGCTCGCCATCAGCCATGTCGAGTTCGCGTCAGGATTCCGCAACGACCTCGACGCCCTGGCCGAAGCCTGCCATCAGCGTGGGGTCGCGCTGTTCGTCGATGCCATTCAGGGGCTCGGACCCTTGACGATCAACGTCCGCAGGACGCCGATCGACTTCCTCGCCGCCGATGGGCACAAGTGGCTGCTTGGACCCGAGGGAGCCGGACTTCTGTTTGTCCGATCCGACTGGATCGAGCGCGTTCGTCCAATCCTCGTCGGCTCGAACAGCGTGACCAGTTCCTACAACGACCCCGAACCCGCCTTCACCTTGAAGCCCGATGCTGGTCGATGGGAAGGGGGTTGCTACAACGTCGCTGGATTGCTCGGCTTCGGCAATAGCCTCGAACTTTTCCTCGAACTCGGGCCAGAACGTGTTTCCGAGCGGATTCTTGATCGGGCCGAAGGTGTCCGCGATCGGGCCCGATCAGCAGGCTGGACAGTCCTCGGTTCCGACCTCCCCGCGGATCGCTCGGGGATCGTCGTTCTCGATCGTCCGGGGACCGACCCCAACGCGATTGTCCGCAACCTTCGCGTCTCAGGGGTCGCGGTCAGTGCGCGACGGGGTCACCTGCGGATCAGCCCCCATCTCTACAACACTGACGACGACCTCGACCGCCTGGCTGAGGGACTTTGCGAGTTTTCCTGACCGCACCCGTTGCCTACGAGTTCCTACGCTGCTCGTTCAATCGTATTGTCGGGGATGTTCGATCATGGAACTCTCGTCTCGAACGGCCGTCTTCACCGGAACGTTCGACCCGATCACGCTTGGGCACCTCGATGTCATCTCCCGAGGGCGATTACTCTTCGAGCGATTGATCGTGGCAATCGGTATTAACCCGACTAAGCAGGTCCTGTTCCCAATTGAAGAACGGGTCGATCTTGCCCAACGCGTCCTCGGGCAGTTCGACAATGTGGAAGTCCGGGCTTTCGAAGGCCTGACCGTCGATTTTGTGCGGAGCATTGGGGCCCGAGTGATCCTCAGAGGCTTGCGAACGCTTTCCGACATGGAATATGAATTCAGCATGACCCTGACCAACCATCGGCTTGATCCGGGGATCGAAACCGTGTTTCTGATGGCCGACGGAGAATATGCTCACGTCTCGAGCTCCTTGATTAAGCAGGTCGCTCGCTACGGTGGGCCGGAGGCCCTCGCTCGTTTCGTACCCGAAGCACTGGTCACACCGATTTTGGATAAGGTTCGAAGCTCGATTGGCTAACCTAGCCTGATACTCGGTCTCTTCCTCCATCAACAAGGATGCTTTCCCCGATGCGACCCACCGAGACGATCGCCTTGCGCCGAGAGCCTGGCCATGTGATTCGGAGTCTCGTAGCCTTACTGCTTCGAGTGGGCCTCGGCATGATCTTCCTCATGGCCGGTTTGCAAAAACTTGACGACATGAGCAAGGACCAGGATCCTCCTCTCGCCGAGGTCGAGGACCTTGTGGTCGATTCTGACGAAGCGGAGGCGCCGGCCACACCCCCGGTCGCAGTCGAGTCTAAAGCTCCGGCCGAACCTCGCTATCCCGAGACGATCCGTAGCATGTTTGCAGACACATGGCTCGGCCGGGATCTCAAACCCGCGCTCGACCTCTATACCGCGTTTCTTCCCATGCTCGAAGTCGCCGTGGGAGCGCTCCTGATCGCTGGGCTCTTCACCACGCTCTCAGCATTCCTCTCAGGTCTGCTCTTGCTAAGTCTCACCTTCGGTTGGATCGTGCTTCAAAACACAAGCATGTACCCGACAATGATAATATACTTGCTTGTCAATTCAAGCATTTTGTGGCTCTCACCAATCACGAGTAATTATCTCTCGCTCGACGGCCTTCTCTTCGGCTGGTTCTGGAAGCCGAGCGATGAGGGAGAATATCGTCGAGAATATGAGGCCCCGATTCGGTCGTGACCGGGGCTTACTGACACCATTCAGGAAATCGACAGGCCCCCACTCATTCCCCCTCAGGACGAGTCGGCCCACGACTTCTTCGGCTCGATCAGTCGAACGCCTGCTCGACGAGGGCAACGACCCTGCCAGACGGCTCTCGCACGTAGAGTTCCCGAACGCCGAAGTCCGACTCGCGTTGCGGCACAACGATCTCCAGACCTTTCAGACGGGGCAACAGTTCATCCAGGTCAGAGACGAGCATCGAAAGAATCACCCAGGGTGAGTGATCGCTCGATTCGACGATTCCAGGACTTTGGGATTCTACGCTCGCTCGGGTTCGATAGAACACCTCTGCCTCATCTCGGCTCACCCGGACGAAATCGAGACCGTCTTCTCCTGGGATTTGCAAGGTCACCTCGAAACCGAGGCGATCGACCCAGAAGTCGAGACAGGGCTCGATACGATCCACCAGGAACACCGGAGTCATCCGGCGAAAGGTCGAGCGTGGCCGATCGGTCAGCGCAACCGCCTTACGAGATGCGGTCGGGGCCTGCATCGTGCCTGTACTCATCAAAATCATCCTTCGCGAATCGCTTCGAAAAACGGAGGGAAGACTAGCCGGGTACGAAGTATGGCTGAGATGTCGGGGCGACGGATTGGGAGTCGAAGGGGAGCGAACGGGCCGACTCCGCGAGAATCTCGTGCAGCACTCCCGGACATTTCTTTAATGAGTAGCGAACCGCGAGCCGAATTTCTCTTCCCTGACGAGCTTTTCCAGAACCTCAGCCCAGAACACGAGTTCCGCCACGAAGATTCCGGCGGGCTGGGGGCGAATATACTCTGGTACTGCCCGGCATTCCAACCGCCTTGCCTGTTCCATGAGCAGGACGGGCTGATCAGCCTCTCTCGGTTGACTCGACCTTGGCGATGTAGATCGAATGATCATTCCGAAACGGATCGGGCAGGGGTAAGTCGATCCTGGGCGAGTTCGATCGCCTTGATCATGCCTCGGGCCTTGCTGACCGTTTCTTCGTACTCGGTCGCGGGATCGCTATCGAAGACGATTCCGGCTCCTGCCTGGATGTCGGCCAGATTGCCTTGCACGACCAGCGTCCGCAAGGCGATGCACGTGTCCATGTTCCCGGTCGAATCTATGTAGCCGACGGCCCCGCCGTATGGTCCTCGACGAGTCGGCTCAACCTCATCGATGATTTCCATCGCCCTGACCTTCGGCGCACCGCTGACCGTCCCGGCGGGCAACCCGGCCCGAAGGGCATCGAAGC
This window contains:
- a CDS encoding gamma-glutamylcyclotransferase family protein, producing MDVSSGVTGPRWLFAYGTLGPSDVREAVREGWQDDAVRGRLYDLGPYPALIDWEDSTAGWVEGHVRSVEPIELIEVFDPYEGVGDGQFRRVTLRTLRGREAWVYVFPHPVPAWALGPLTRWEGPRINLSRIDGR
- a CDS encoding VOC family protein; its protein translation is MSTGTMQAPTASRKAVALTDRPRSTFRRMTPVFLVDRIEPCLDFWVDRLGFEVTLQIPGEDGLDFVRVSRDEAEVFYRTRASVESQSPGIVESSDHSPWVILSMLVSDLDELLPRLKGLEIVVPQRESDFGVRELYVREPSGRVVALVEQAFD
- a CDS encoding alpha-keto acid decarboxylase family protein is translated as MASNIAAPSRDGLHASSQPTTVGRYLIDRLQSHGVEHLFGIPGDYILNLYKMLDDSPIEVVGMTREDAAGFAADAYARVRGLGCMAVTYCVGGLSACNSIAGAYAEKSPVVVLTGSPGLSERERNPLLHHKVKEFDTQYQVFKQFTAAATVLDDPLTAFSEIDRVLAAALRYKRPVYLEVPRDMLHVEQVYPHTIPGPLPPSDPDALREALDETEAMLGRAKRPMILADVEIHRFGLQRELIALAEETGLPIATTLLGKSVISEEHPLFAGIYEGAMGRAAVTEYVEASDCLLMLGCFLTDINLGIFTAKLDPSRCIDATSEDLRIRHHHYRDVRLDDFLRGLRARGLSLNVPAPPSRPLPIAPWSAQPGVPMTSARLFTRLNHLMDENVMVIADIGDSLFGSAELRISRSTEFLSPAYYTSMGFAVPASVGAGLANRALRPLVIVGDGAFQMTGMELSTVVRNRLAPIVVVLNNKGYTTERFILDGPFNDILNWSYHRVPELLGAGLGLEARTEDELDVALTQAWENTESYTLINVHLDAMDRSPALERLAERLAGKI
- a CDS encoding DoxX family membrane protein gives rise to the protein MRPTETIALRREPGHVIRSLVALLLRVGLGMIFLMAGLQKLDDMSKDQDPPLAEVEDLVVDSDEAEAPATPPVAVESKAPAEPRYPETIRSMFADTWLGRDLKPALDLYTAFLPMLEVAVGALLIAGLFTTLSAFLSGLLLLSLTFGWIVLQNTSMYPTMIIYLLVNSSILWLSPITSNYLSLDGLLFGWFWKPSDEGEYRREYEAPIRS
- the coaD gene encoding pantetheine-phosphate adenylyltransferase → MELSSRTAVFTGTFDPITLGHLDVISRGRLLFERLIVAIGINPTKQVLFPIEERVDLAQRVLGQFDNVEVRAFEGLTVDFVRSIGARVILRGLRTLSDMEYEFSMTLTNHRLDPGIETVFLMADGEYAHVSSSLIKQVARYGGPEALARFVPEALVTPILDKVRSSIG
- a CDS encoding tetratricopeptide repeat protein; this encodes MRSLTFRLGLAVLCAVILNGCAKKQINSEGKKPDQSDKPPMVASVGSPPTEEECWEYGEGFEDAIFQADGEAISRMIDWQAVVDEATDGVDAPAAVKRDFSQSFVQSSSSGQSGLVSTLIETINQGGRFSPIHVIGGKAQHGVRFRLLTADGGLNYLDFFLARRNDGSIKAVDVFPYSVGESIAQSTRHFYLSAVAESQRNLIDRLTGKEQVLLKHLPTLLQMNENLRTGQFEAVLSAYRNLPESLQRDRLFLVPRYTAAAEIDDEEYAAALADFRKFYPNDPSADLLMIDAHFLQGDFDEALAAINRLDQSIGGDAYLHVLRSNIHLERDDHAAAKSAISQAIDEEPWLIEAYWSLLGLSLSEEDFEETARLLDLIAENFEIEFNDLSEVPEYAGFVASPQYAEWVARQPTSTSIPDEHTGDSNDSTGSNPSDF
- a CDS encoding aminotransferase class V-fold PLP-dependent enzyme, whose translation is MDWKAIRDAEFPVAERWAYLDHAAIAPIPRRAGEAMRAWVAEQETNGCIHWMTWRKELEVVRQRAAQLIHAEPTEIAFITSTTMGIGLVAEGFPWFEGDNVVTPAEEYPSNLFPWMNLASRGVETRAVRSRDGRIWIDDLLAAMDDRTRLLAISHVEFASGFRNDLDALAEACHQRGVALFVDAIQGLGPLTINVRRTPIDFLAADGHKWLLGPEGAGLLFVRSDWIERVRPILVGSNSVTSSYNDPEPAFTLKPDAGRWEGGCYNVAGLLGFGNSLELFLELGPERVSERILDRAEGVRDRARSAGWTVLGSDLPADRSGIVVLDRPGTDPNAIVRNLRVSGVAVSARRGHLRISPHLYNTDDDLDRLAEGLCEFS